One region of Dehalococcoidia bacterium genomic DNA includes:
- a CDS encoding amino acid ABC transporter ATP-binding protein produces MQFVDVWKRFGHNEVLRGITNQVWQREKVVIIGPSGSGKSTLLRTVNRLETIEKGQVIVDGIAVHDKRTNINELRTHVGMVQQAFNLFPQMTVLDNITLGPRKVRKESRAVAEARARALLERVGIPEKADSYPSQLSGGQQQRVAIARALAMEPAVMLFDEPTSALDPEMIKEVLDVMRDLAHSGMTMLVVSHEMGFAREVADRVWFMAEGVIEEEGTPDEVFSRPRSERTRRFLSRILSH; encoded by the coding sequence ATCCAGTTTGTCGATGTCTGGAAGCGCTTCGGGCACAACGAGGTGCTACGCGGCATCACGAACCAGGTGTGGCAGCGCGAGAAGGTGGTGATCATCGGACCCTCCGGCTCGGGCAAGAGCACCCTCCTGCGCACCGTGAACCGCCTCGAGACCATAGAAAAGGGGCAGGTCATCGTCGACGGCATTGCAGTCCATGACAAGAGAACCAACATCAACGAGCTGCGCACGCATGTAGGCATGGTGCAGCAGGCCTTCAACCTTTTCCCACAGATGACCGTGCTGGACAACATTACCCTCGGGCCGCGCAAGGTCCGCAAGGAGAGCCGCGCGGTGGCCGAAGCCCGCGCCAGGGCGCTGCTGGAGCGCGTCGGCATCCCCGAGAAGGCGGACTCCTACCCGTCCCAGCTCTCCGGTGGCCAGCAGCAACGCGTCGCGATCGCCAGGGCTCTAGCTATGGAACCGGCAGTAATGCTGTTCGACGAGCCGACCTCGGCGCTCGACCCGGAGATGATCAAGGAAGTGCTGGACGTGATGCGCGACCTCGCGCACTCCGGCATGACGATGCTCGTCGTGAGCCACGAGATGGGCTTCGCCCGCGAAGTCGCCGACCGGGTCTGGTTCATGGCCGAGGGCGTAATCGAGGAAGAAGGGACGCCCGACGAGGTCTTCAGCCGGCCCAGGAGCGAGCGCACCCGGCGCTTCCTGAGCAGAATCCTTAGTCACTAG
- a CDS encoding glutamate ABC transporter substrate-binding protein: MKKGLPALPLIAFAALFALFAAACGDGDDGDGRGATPAAQAPSFPAGSTMAQIQQRGRLVIGVKYDVPLFGLLDPVTRRVDGFDVALGKEIAKALGLREDQVEFVEAVTANRIPFLQEDRVDLVISTFTITEERKQQIEFSRPYYQAGQSILVPKSNTTINSVNDLNGKRVCAQAGSTSERNVAQRAPQAELLPLQTISACVQAMKDGRVDAVSTDDIQLAGFAANDNSLKLVGGQFTKEPYGVGMKKGKTDMQKFVDDVINEMLRDGRWERIYNQYLGRVEGLPAAAQAKADLPSS; encoded by the coding sequence ATGAAAAAAGGGTTACCAGCCCTCCCCCTGATAGCGTTCGCCGCGCTCTTCGCCCTCTTCGCCGCTGCCTGCGGCGACGGTGACGACGGCGACGGCCGAGGTGCGACGCCGGCAGCTCAAGCTCCGAGTTTCCCTGCCGGCTCCACCATGGCCCAGATCCAGCAGCGCGGCAGACTGGTCATCGGTGTTAAGTACGACGTCCCGCTATTCGGCCTGTTGGACCCCGTCACCCGCAGAGTCGACGGCTTCGACGTCGCCCTCGGGAAGGAGATAGCAAAGGCCCTCGGCCTGCGCGAAGACCAGGTCGAGTTCGTCGAAGCGGTGACGGCGAACCGCATCCCCTTCCTCCAGGAAGACAGGGTCGACCTCGTAATCTCCACCTTCACGATTACCGAGGAGCGCAAGCAGCAAATCGAGTTCTCTCGCCCCTATTACCAGGCCGGCCAGTCCATCCTCGTGCCAAAGAGCAACACGACGATCAACAGCGTGAACGACCTCAACGGCAAGCGCGTCTGCGCCCAGGCCGGCTCGACAAGCGAGCGGAACGTCGCGCAGCGGGCGCCTCAGGCGGAATTGCTGCCGTTACAGACGATCTCGGCCTGCGTGCAGGCTATGAAGGACGGCCGCGTCGACGCGGTCTCGACGGATGACATCCAGCTCGCCGGCTTCGCTGCGAACGACAACAGCCTGAAGCTGGTCGGCGGTCAGTTCACCAAGGAGCCTTATGGCGTCGGCATGAAGAAGGGCAAGACGGACATGCAGAAGTTCGTCGATGACGTGATCAACGAGATGCTGCGCGACGGCCGATGGGAGCGCATCTACAACCAGTACCTGGGCCGAGTGGAAGGCCTGCCCGCCGCCGCCCAGGCGAAAGCGGACCTGCCTTCGAGCTAG
- a CDS encoding amino acid ABC transporter permease yields MIDQIRQHYPELLRGYRMTIVLTLAAMTLSVALGGVLALARTSESRPLRIMATAYVEWFRNTPLLVQLFFLFFALPRLPRFDLPVIGEVTWLLSPFEAALIGLTMYTTAYTTEALRSGLLSIDRGQTEAARALGLTYMQTRVHVVVPQAFRIAIPLLTSIFSALFRNTAVVSAIGVTELLGAADRIQQQNFQTFELFTVAGVLYLSLTLPLAYASARLERRVARATA; encoded by the coding sequence GTGATCGACCAGATACGTCAGCACTACCCGGAGCTGCTGCGCGGCTACCGCATGACGATCGTGCTCACCCTCGCGGCGATGACCCTGTCCGTCGCGCTCGGCGGCGTCCTGGCGCTCGCGCGCACGTCAGAGTCCCGGCCCCTGCGTATCATGGCGACGGCTTATGTCGAGTGGTTTCGTAACACGCCGCTGCTGGTGCAGCTCTTCTTCCTCTTCTTCGCCCTGCCCCGCCTGCCTCGCTTCGACTTGCCCGTCATCGGAGAGGTCACATGGCTGCTCTCGCCTTTCGAGGCGGCGCTCATTGGCCTCACGATGTACACGACGGCCTACACGACAGAGGCTCTCCGCAGCGGCCTCTTGTCGATCGACCGCGGCCAGACGGAGGCGGCGCGCGCCCTGGGGCTGACCTACATGCAGACCCGGGTCCATGTCGTGGTCCCTCAGGCCTTTCGCATCGCCATTCCGCTTCTCACCAGCATCTTCAGCGCCCTGTTCCGAAACACCGCCGTCGTCTCGGCAATCGGCGTGACGGAGCTGCTGGGGGCGGCAGACCGCATACAGCAGCAAAACTTCCAAACGTTCGAGCTGTTTACGGTGGCCGGAGTGCTGTACCTATCGCTGACCCTCCCGTTGGCCTACGCCTCCGCCCGGCTCGAACGCCGGGTCGCGAGGGCCACGGCATGA